In a single window of the Streptomyces sp. NBC_00285 genome:
- a CDS encoding glycine betaine ABC transporter substrate-binding protein gives MVDDVRPGSIGHGEPLKGADLTVTSKEFTEQLILGAIMGIAFEAAGADVLDRTGIQGSVGAREAVKSGDADGMYEYTGTAWITYQGNSEPIADPQAQWEAVRKEDLGTGLTWLPKAPLNNTYALAMNRANFKKYGTRTLSDVAALSKSDPGAVTLCVESEFANRADGLPGMEKAYGMRVPAGSITQMDTGIIYTQAAKGSCTYGEVFTTDGRITSMNLAVMRDDRTFFPNYNAAPEINSKTLKRWPAITEVLDPVTRKLTNTVARKLNSKVDVDGEDPHQVALDWMKAEGFVR, from the coding sequence ATGGTCGACGACGTGAGGCCGGGCTCGATCGGCCACGGCGAGCCCCTCAAGGGCGCCGATCTCACCGTCACCTCCAAGGAGTTCACCGAGCAGCTGATCCTCGGCGCGATCATGGGGATCGCCTTCGAGGCGGCCGGCGCGGACGTGCTCGACCGCACCGGGATCCAGGGGTCGGTCGGAGCCCGGGAGGCGGTCAAGTCCGGGGACGCCGACGGGATGTACGAGTACACGGGCACCGCCTGGATCACCTACCAGGGCAACAGCGAGCCGATCGCGGATCCGCAGGCGCAGTGGGAGGCCGTACGGAAGGAGGACCTGGGGACGGGGCTGACGTGGCTGCCGAAGGCGCCCCTCAACAACACCTACGCCCTCGCCATGAACCGGGCCAACTTCAAGAAGTACGGCACGCGGACGCTGTCGGACGTGGCCGCGCTGTCCAAGTCCGATCCGGGGGCGGTGACCCTGTGCGTGGAGAGCGAGTTCGCCAACCGGGCGGACGGACTGCCGGGCATGGAGAAGGCGTACGGGATGCGCGTCCCGGCCGGGAGCATCACCCAGATGGACACGGGGATCATCTACACCCAGGCCGCGAAGGGGAGTTGCACCTACGGGGAGGTCTTCACGACCGACGGCCGCATCACGTCCATGAACCTGGCGGTGATGCGGGACGACCGGACGTTCTTCCCCAACTACAACGCAGCCCCCGAGATCAACTCCAAGACCCTGAAGAGGTGGCCGGCGATCACGGAGGTCCTCGACCCGGTCACGCGGAAGCTGACCAACACAGTGGCGCGGAAGCTCAACTCCAAGGTGGACGTCGACGGGGAGGATCCGCACCAGGTGGCGTTGGACTGGATGAAGGCGGAGGGGTTCGTGAGGTAG
- a CDS encoding Lrp/AsnC family transcriptional regulator, whose translation MAIDELDGRIIVLLAREPRIGVLEMSRRLGVARGTVQARLDRLQSNGVIRGFGPQVDPAALGYPVTAFATLEIRQGQGADVRAHLATVPEVLELHTTTGSGDMLCRLVARSNADLQRVIDRVVGFDGIVRAATAIVMENPVPLRIIPLVEQASLPEAPGT comes from the coding sequence GTGGCGATCGACGAGCTGGACGGGCGGATCATCGTCCTCCTCGCGCGGGAGCCGCGGATCGGGGTCCTTGAGATGTCCCGGCGGCTGGGGGTGGCCCGGGGGACCGTGCAGGCGCGGCTCGACCGGCTTCAGTCGAACGGAGTCATCCGGGGATTCGGTCCGCAGGTCGATCCGGCGGCGCTCGGCTACCCGGTGACGGCGTTCGCCACGCTGGAGATCCGGCAGGGGCAAGGGGCCGACGTACGGGCGCACTTGGCGACCGTGCCGGAGGTCCTCGAACTGCACACCACCACCGGCAGCGGGGACATGCTGTGCCGGCTGGTGGCCCGCTCCAACGCCGATCTCCAACGTGTGATCGACCGGGTTGTCGGTTTCGATGGGATCGTCCGGGCCGCCACGGCGATCGTCATGGAGAACCCCGTTCCGCTGCGGATCATCCCGCTGGTGGAGCAGGCGAGCCTGCCGGAGGCGCCCGGGACGTGA
- a CDS encoding SH3-like domain-containing protein produces the protein MTDAPPDRFPPGTRVRTFRHDPPHHTRLPRYARGKRGVVVEPEGPDELADVSAQGRGDAPVEQIYAVRFEARDLWGEGDHHVVLDLWESYLEEDRPDER, from the coding sequence ATGACTGACGCGCCCCCCGACCGCTTCCCGCCCGGCACCCGCGTCCGCACCTTCCGCCACGACCCGCCGCACCACACCCGCCTGCCGAGGTACGCGCGCGGCAAGCGGGGCGTCGTCGTCGAGCCGGAGGGCCCGGACGAACTGGCCGACGTCAGCGCGCAGGGCCGGGGCGACGCACCCGTCGAGCAGATCTACGCGGTCCGCTTCGAGGCCCGTGACCTCTGGGGCGAGGGCGACCACCACGTCGTACTGGACCTGTGGGAGAGCTACCTGGAGGAGGACCGTCCCGATGAGCGGTGA
- a CDS encoding YlbL family protein, protein MLSRLTRPQAVAVCALPVVALLATALFAPLPFALAQPGMTANVLGDNKGTPVITVSGAKTRTTSGQLRMTTIEATGPDTHVSFGDVFDSWFRTDRAVMPRDAVYPSGQSVKEIEQHNTEQMQDSQDAATEAALTYLRLSGDKVKVTLKLADVGGPSAGLLFTLGIIDKLHGDGAGGDLTGGRTIAGTGTIDADGTVGAVGGVALKTQAAKRDGATVFLVPEDECADAKAELPKGLRLVPVTSLKGAVSALTALESGKGSVPSC, encoded by the coding sequence GTGCTCTCTCGCCTCACGCGCCCCCAGGCCGTCGCCGTCTGTGCCCTGCCCGTCGTGGCACTGCTCGCCACGGCCCTCTTCGCACCGCTGCCGTTCGCGCTGGCGCAGCCCGGGATGACGGCGAACGTCCTCGGCGACAACAAGGGCACACCGGTGATCACCGTCTCCGGCGCGAAGACCCGAACGACGAGCGGGCAGTTGCGGATGACGACCATCGAGGCGACCGGGCCCGACACTCACGTCTCGTTCGGCGACGTCTTCGACAGCTGGTTCCGCACCGACCGGGCGGTCATGCCGCGCGACGCCGTCTACCCCAGCGGGCAGAGCGTCAAGGAGATCGAGCAGCACAACACCGAGCAGATGCAGGACTCCCAGGACGCGGCGACCGAGGCCGCCCTCACCTACCTGAGGCTCAGCGGCGACAAGGTCAAGGTCACGCTGAAGCTCGCGGACGTCGGCGGGCCGAGTGCGGGCCTGCTGTTCACCCTGGGGATCATCGACAAGCTCCACGGCGACGGCGCCGGAGGCGACCTCACCGGCGGTCGCACCATCGCCGGGACGGGCACGATCGACGCGGACGGGACGGTCGGCGCGGTGGGCGGTGTGGCCCTGAAGACCCAGGCCGCCAAGCGGGACGGGGCGACGGTGTTCCTGGTCCCCGAGGACGAGTGCGCCGACGCGAAGGCGGAACTGCCGAAGGGGCTGCGGCTGGTCCCGGTGACCTCGCTGAAGGGGGCGGTGAGCGCGTTGACCGCGCTGGAGAGCGGCAAGGGGTCCGTGCCGAGCTGTTAG
- the nthA gene encoding nitrile hydratase subunit alpha, with translation MSGDHHTDATTARRVRRLETLLEEKGLVTGERLDEAIDAFLAESSPANGTRVVARAWTDAGFRSRLLSDGTAAVRELGYMEGSFQRLRVVENTETRHNVVVCTLCSCYPLRLLGPSPSWYKSEAYRSRVVREPREVLREFGLTLPESVDITVWDSSAETRYLVLPRRPQGTEGLGEEELAALVTRNALIGTAAV, from the coding sequence ATGAGCGGTGACCACCACACCGACGCGACGACCGCCCGGCGGGTGCGGCGACTGGAGACCCTCCTGGAGGAGAAGGGGCTGGTCACCGGCGAGCGGCTGGACGAGGCGATCGACGCGTTCCTCGCGGAGTCCTCGCCGGCGAACGGGACGCGGGTCGTCGCACGCGCCTGGACCGACGCCGGCTTCAGGTCCCGCCTGCTGAGCGACGGCACGGCGGCGGTCCGCGAACTCGGTTACATGGAGGGCTCGTTCCAGCGCCTGCGGGTCGTCGAGAACACCGAGACCCGCCACAACGTCGTCGTCTGCACCCTCTGCTCCTGCTATCCGCTCCGCCTCCTCGGCCCGTCCCCCAGTTGGTACAAGTCCGAGGCCTACCGCTCCCGCGTGGTCCGCGAACCCCGCGAGGTACTGCGGGAGTTCGGGCTCACCCTCCCCGAATCCGTGGACATCACGGTCTGGGACTCCAGCGCGGAGACCCGCTACCTGGTCCTGCCCCGCAGACCGCAGGGCACCGAAGGACTGGGGGAGGAGGAGCTGGCGGCGCTGGTGACGAGGAACGCCCTCATCGGTACGGCCGCGGTGTGA
- a CDS encoding ABC transporter permease, translating to MNFWEYLGNRHQQLLTDAYQHASAVLQCMVVATLAGVLIGVVTYRSDWAGSLATTATSTILTIPSLAMIGLLVPVVGLGVPPTVIALTLYGLLPIVRNAIVGLRGVDPSLVDAAKGIGMSRVMRLVRVELPLAWPPILTGIRVSTQMLMGIAAIAAYASGPGLGNEIFRGIASLGSKNALNQVLAGTLGIIALALLFDAAYVLVGRLTIPRGIRV from the coding sequence GTGAACTTCTGGGAGTACCTGGGCAACCGCCACCAGCAGCTCCTCACGGACGCCTACCAGCACGCGAGCGCCGTCTTGCAGTGCATGGTCGTGGCCACGCTGGCCGGGGTGCTGATCGGGGTCGTGACCTACCGCAGCGACTGGGCGGGCAGCCTCGCCACGACGGCCACCTCGACGATCCTGACCATCCCGTCGCTCGCCATGATCGGACTGCTCGTCCCGGTCGTGGGCCTCGGAGTACCGCCCACGGTGATCGCCCTGACGCTGTACGGGCTGCTGCCGATCGTGCGCAACGCGATCGTCGGCCTGCGCGGGGTGGACCCGTCCCTGGTGGACGCGGCGAAGGGCATCGGGATGTCCCGGGTGATGCGTCTGGTGCGGGTCGAGCTGCCCCTCGCGTGGCCGCCGATCCTGACCGGGATCCGGGTCTCGACACAGATGCTGATGGGCATCGCGGCGATCGCCGCCTACGCCTCCGGGCCCGGGCTCGGAAACGAGATCTTCCGGGGCATCGCCTCCCTGGGCAGCAAGAACGCGCTCAACCAGGTGCTCGCGGGCACCCTCGGGATCATCGCCCTGGCCCTGCTGTTCGACGCCGCGTACGTCCTGGTCGGGCGGCTGACCATTCCGAGGGGGATCCGTGTCTGA
- the hppD gene encoding 4-hydroxyphenylpyruvate dioxygenase, with product MTQTTHHTPDTARQADPFPVKGMDAVVFAVGNAKQAAHYYSTAFGMRLVAYSGPENGSRETASYVLTNGSARFVFTSVIRPATPWGHFLARHVAEHGDGVIDLAIEVPDARRAHAYAVEHGARSIAEPHELKDEHGTVVLAVIATYGETRHTLVERTGYDGPYLPGFAPADPIVEPPAHRTFQAVDHCVGNVELGRMNEWVGFYNKVMGFTNMKEFVGDDIATEYSALMSKVVADGTLKVKFPINEPAIAKKKSQIDEYLEFYGGAGVQHIALNTNDIVQTVRTMRAAGVQFLDTPDSYYDTLGEWAGDTRVPVDTLRELKILVDRDEDGYLLQIFTKPVQDKPTVFFELIERHGSMGFGKGNFKALFEAIEREQEKRGNL from the coding sequence ATGACGCAGACCACTCACCACACTCCCGACACCGCCCGGCAGGCCGACCCCTTCCCGGTCAAGGGAATGGACGCGGTCGTCTTCGCCGTCGGCAACGCCAAACAGGCGGCGCACTACTACTCGACCGCCTTCGGCATGCGGCTCGTGGCCTACTCCGGACCGGAGAACGGCAGCCGCGAGACCGCGTCGTACGTGCTCACCAACGGCTCCGCCCGCTTCGTGTTCACCTCGGTCATCAGGCCCGCCACCCCCTGGGGCCACTTCCTCGCCCGGCACGTGGCCGAGCACGGCGACGGCGTCATCGACCTCGCCATCGAGGTCCCGGACGCCCGCCGCGCCCACGCCTACGCCGTCGAACACGGCGCCCGCTCGATCGCCGAGCCGCACGAGCTGAAGGACGAGCACGGCACGGTCGTCCTCGCCGTGATCGCCACCTACGGCGAGACCCGCCACACCCTCGTCGAGCGCACCGGCTACGACGGCCCGTACCTCCCCGGCTTCGCCCCGGCCGACCCGATCGTCGAGCCGCCCGCCCACCGCACCTTCCAGGCCGTCGACCACTGCGTCGGCAACGTCGAACTCGGCCGGATGAACGAGTGGGTCGGCTTCTACAACAAGGTCATGGGCTTCACGAACATGAAGGAGTTCGTGGGTGACGACATCGCCACCGAGTACAGCGCGCTGATGTCGAAGGTCGTGGCCGACGGCACCCTCAAGGTCAAGTTCCCGATCAACGAGCCCGCCATCGCCAAGAAGAAGTCCCAGATCGACGAGTACCTGGAGTTCTACGGCGGCGCGGGCGTCCAGCACATCGCGCTCAACACCAACGACATCGTGCAGACCGTACGGACCATGCGGGCGGCCGGCGTCCAGTTCCTCGACACCCCCGACTCCTACTACGACACCCTCGGCGAGTGGGCCGGCGACACCCGCGTCCCGGTCGACACCCTCAGGGAGCTGAAGATCCTCGTCGACCGCGACGAGGACGGCTATCTGCTGCAGATCTTCACCAAGCCGGTCCAGGACAAGCCGACCGTCTTCTTCGAACTCATCGAACGGCACGGCTCGATGGGCTTCGGAAAGGGCAACTTCAAGGCCCTGTTCGAGGCCATCGAACGAGAGCAGGAGAAGCGGGGCAACCTCTAG
- a CDS encoding betaine/proline/choline family ABC transporter ATP-binding protein (Members of the family are the ATP-binding subunit of ABC transporters for substrates such as betaine, L-proline or other amino acids, choline, carnitine, etc. The substrate specificity is best determined from the substrate-binding subunit, rather than this subunit, as it interacts with the permease subunit and not with substrate directly.), whose product MSETSGTSGASIELENLTKRYPGTPHPSVDNVTMEIRAGELVVFVGPSGCGKSTTLKMINRLIEPTGGRIRINGEDVTDIDPVKLRRKVGYAIQSAGLFPHMTVAQNIALVPKMIGWGKARIRDRVEELLDLVGLDPGEFHGRYPRQLSGGQQQRVGVARALAADPPVLLMDEPFGAVDPITRDHLQDELIRLQHELHKTIVFVTHDFDEAIKLGDRIAVLRERSHIAQFDTPEAILTNPADDFVSGFVGAGAALKRLNLTRVRDVPITDYPTVTVDDPLQEIFTRLRGSGTNEILLLDKRGRPYKWLRRGDLMRARGSLARAGTLVSDTVTRDATLRDALEAVLTDNAGRVAVTGRRGEYTGVVDMETLMNSVHELLEADRLDAMEHQHELEETRAHRTHAEQEGAGTGEGKA is encoded by the coding sequence GTGTCTGAGACGTCCGGCACCTCAGGCGCGTCCATCGAGCTGGAGAACCTGACCAAGAGGTATCCCGGTACCCCCCACCCCTCCGTCGACAACGTCACCATGGAGATCAGGGCGGGCGAGCTCGTCGTCTTCGTCGGGCCGTCCGGATGCGGCAAGTCGACGACACTCAAGATGATCAACAGGCTGATCGAGCCGACGGGGGGACGCATCCGGATCAACGGCGAGGACGTGACCGACATCGATCCGGTCAAGCTGCGCCGCAAGGTCGGGTACGCGATCCAGTCGGCCGGTCTCTTCCCGCACATGACCGTCGCGCAGAACATCGCACTCGTGCCGAAGATGATCGGCTGGGGGAAGGCCCGGATCCGGGACCGGGTGGAGGAACTTCTCGACCTCGTCGGGCTCGACCCGGGTGAGTTCCACGGCCGCTATCCGCGACAGCTCTCGGGCGGTCAGCAACAACGGGTGGGCGTGGCACGGGCGTTGGCCGCCGACCCTCCCGTCCTGTTGATGGACGAGCCGTTCGGCGCGGTCGACCCGATCACCCGGGACCATCTCCAGGACGAGCTGATCCGGCTCCAGCACGAGCTGCACAAGACGATCGTCTTCGTCACCCACGACTTCGACGAGGCGATCAAGCTCGGTGACCGGATCGCCGTTCTGCGCGAACGCTCGCACATCGCCCAGTTCGACACCCCCGAGGCGATCCTCACCAACCCGGCCGACGACTTCGTGTCCGGATTCGTCGGCGCCGGGGCGGCCCTGAAGCGGCTGAACCTGACCCGCGTACGGGACGTGCCGATCACCGACTATCCGACGGTGACCGTCGACGACCCCCTTCAGGAGATCTTCACCAGGCTCCGGGGAAGCGGGACGAACGAGATCCTGCTGCTCGACAAGCGCGGCCGGCCCTACAAGTGGCTCAGGCGCGGGGACCTGATGCGCGCCAGGGGCTCGCTGGCCCGGGCCGGGACGCTGGTGAGCGACACGGTGACCAGGGACGCCACCCTGCGGGACGCGCTGGAGGCGGTGCTGACGGACAACGCGGGGCGGGTCGCGGTGACCGGGCGGCGCGGCGAGTACACCGGGGTCGTCGACATGGAGACGCTCATGAACTCCGTACACGAACTCCTGGAGGCCGACCGGCTGGACGCCATGGAGCACCAGCACGAGCTGGAGGAGACCCGGGCCCACCGCACGCACGCCGAGCAGGAAGGCGCCGGCACAGGGGAGGGGAAGGCGTGA
- a CDS encoding ArsR/SmtB family transcription factor, whose protein sequence is MPEQPDVRKLDARSLRGLAHPLRMQLLDALRYGGPATASQLAERLSESSGATSYHLRQLAAHGFVEDAPERGKGRERWWKAVHKGLRFDDALLTDSDPTVRGAADLYLHEVATAQIQNLSAWLGDRATWPEEWNRVWDMSSATLRLTPELTQELIEKMHALVDTYRERSTTGDNAAQVRIHTHAFPVATD, encoded by the coding sequence ATGCCGGAACAGCCCGACGTACGGAAACTTGACGCCCGCTCACTGCGCGGACTCGCCCATCCCCTGCGGATGCAGCTGCTGGACGCCCTGCGCTACGGGGGCCCCGCCACCGCGTCCCAACTCGCCGAGAGACTCAGCGAGTCCAGCGGAGCCACCAGCTACCACCTGCGCCAGCTCGCCGCGCACGGCTTCGTGGAGGACGCCCCGGAGCGGGGCAAAGGACGCGAGCGCTGGTGGAAGGCGGTCCACAAGGGGCTGCGCTTCGACGACGCCCTGCTCACGGACAGCGATCCGACCGTCCGCGGCGCCGCCGACCTGTACCTCCACGAGGTCGCCACCGCCCAGATCCAGAACCTCTCCGCCTGGCTGGGTGACCGCGCGACCTGGCCGGAGGAGTGGAACCGCGTCTGGGACATGAGCAGCGCCACGCTACGGCTGACCCCGGAGCTGACCCAAGAACTCATCGAGAAGATGCACGCACTGGTCGACACCTACCGCGAGCGGTCCACCACCGGGGACAACGCGGCCCAGGTACGCATCCACACCCACGCCTTCCCCGTCGCCACGGACTGA
- the menC gene encoding o-succinylbenzoate synthase, giving the protein MKIERVEVVHVAIPLVSPFRTSFGTMTTKDTFLLHVVTDGAEGWSEFAGDPRPLYCPEFVAGAEIVLRDFLVPRVVALPSPTAALVGPAVSGIKGHELAKAALETAILDAELRSYGMSLAGYLGAVRERVPAGVSVGIKESVAELLDTVEGYLAEGYLRIKLKIEPGWDIEPVRAVRARFGAALPLQVDANTAYTLADTEHLRRLDEFGLLLIEEPLEEDNLHGHARLQSRIATRVCLDESLHSARDTASAIAMDACRVVNIKPARVGGYLEARRIHDVARAHGVPVWCGGMLETGIGRAPNLALAALPGFTLPGDTSASSRYFAEDITEPFVLDDGHLRVPSGPGIGVEPLPEVLRRFTVRRQDLYGG; this is encoded by the coding sequence ATGAAAATCGAACGCGTCGAGGTCGTCCATGTGGCGATCCCGCTGGTCAGCCCCTTCCGGACGTCCTTCGGGACGATGACGACGAAGGACACCTTCCTGCTGCACGTCGTCACGGACGGCGCCGAGGGCTGGTCGGAGTTCGCCGGCGACCCCCGGCCGCTGTACTGCCCGGAGTTCGTGGCGGGCGCGGAGATCGTGCTGCGGGACTTCCTGGTGCCCCGCGTGGTGGCGCTCCCCTCGCCGACGGCGGCGCTGGTCGGGCCCGCCGTCAGCGGGATCAAGGGGCACGAGCTGGCGAAGGCGGCGCTGGAGACGGCGATCCTGGACGCGGAACTGCGGTCGTACGGCATGTCGCTGGCCGGCTATCTGGGCGCGGTGCGCGAACGGGTCCCGGCGGGGGTGTCGGTCGGCATCAAGGAGTCGGTCGCGGAACTGCTGGACACCGTCGAGGGATACCTGGCCGAGGGATACCTGCGGATCAAGCTGAAGATCGAACCCGGCTGGGACATCGAGCCGGTACGGGCGGTCCGGGCACGCTTCGGCGCCGCGCTGCCCCTACAGGTCGACGCGAACACGGCGTACACACTCGCGGACACGGAACACCTGCGGCGGCTCGACGAGTTCGGGCTGCTGCTGATCGAGGAGCCGCTGGAGGAGGACAACCTCCACGGCCACGCCCGCCTCCAGAGCCGTATCGCCACCCGGGTCTGCCTCGACGAGTCCCTGCACAGCGCGCGGGACACCGCCTCCGCGATCGCGATGGACGCGTGCCGGGTCGTCAACATCAAGCCCGCGCGCGTGGGCGGCTACCTGGAGGCCCGCCGCATCCACGACGTGGCCCGCGCGCACGGCGTGCCGGTGTGGTGCGGCGGCATGCTGGAGACGGGAATCGGCCGCGCCCCGAACCTCGCCCTCGCCGCCCTGCCCGGCTTCACGCTCCCCGGCGACACCTCGGCGTCCTCGCGCTACTTCGCCGAGGACATCACGGAGCCGTTCGTCCTGGACGACGGCCATCTGCGCGTCCCGAGCGGGCCGGGCATCGGGGTCGAGCCCCTGCCCGAGGTACTGCGGCGATTCACCGTTCGGCGGCAGGATCTGTACGGGGGCTGA
- a CDS encoding chorismate synthase: MSEVSIRTVHDVAGLGAVSAYFGEVWQTPRTAPPYPAEVLCSLVHTGGAVHVAHRGERLAGASVAVFGPGGDVYSLVAAADQGLGLAVKQAQRAWALESGARTMRWTFDPLVGRNARFNLAKLGAVGTEYVVDFYGPMSDGVNGGDESDRLTATWDLAAPGRPYDPGDREGAPVTHRAPDDGPLARRDLAGRHIWCRVPDDVVKLRAADPELALRWRRAVREVFTEAFAQGFRATGMSRDGWYTLTRETEGDA, from the coding sequence ATGAGCGAAGTGAGCATCCGTACCGTCCACGACGTCGCCGGCCTCGGTGCTGTCAGCGCGTACTTCGGCGAGGTGTGGCAGACCCCGCGCACGGCTCCGCCCTACCCGGCGGAGGTCCTGTGCAGCCTGGTCCACACGGGCGGCGCGGTCCACGTCGCCCACCGCGGGGAACGGCTGGCCGGGGCCTCCGTCGCCGTCTTCGGCCCCGGAGGGGACGTGTACTCGCTGGTCGCCGCGGCCGACCAGGGGCTGGGCCTCGCCGTGAAGCAGGCGCAGCGGGCCTGGGCCCTGGAGAGCGGCGCCCGCACCATGCGGTGGACCTTCGACCCGCTCGTCGGCCGCAACGCCCGCTTCAACCTGGCCAAGCTGGGCGCGGTCGGCACCGAGTACGTCGTCGACTTCTACGGCCCCATGTCGGACGGCGTGAACGGCGGCGACGAGAGCGACCGGTTGACGGCGACGTGGGACCTGGCGGCGCCGGGACGGCCGTACGACCCGGGGGACCGCGAGGGCGCGCCCGTCACGCACCGCGCACCCGACGACGGGCCCCTCGCCCGCCGCGACCTCGCCGGCCGGCACATCTGGTGCCGGGTCCCGGACGACGTCGTCAAGCTGCGGGCCGCCGACCCGGAGCTCGCGCTGCGCTGGCGGCGGGCCGTGCGCGAGGTGTTCACGGAGGCCTTCGCGCAGGGATTTCGGGCGACCGGGATGTCCCGGGACGGCTGGTACACACTCACCCGAGAAACTGAGGGAGACGCATGA
- a CDS encoding ABC transporter permease, with translation MTVSEVEDREEEVGAPPPPGRPVPRITWQQLTLLPALLVAVLLATWLWFQQADLDPLSENALSDGQVSKALWQHVKLTVISTFFVLVIAIPLGIVLTRRAFRKASPVVMAVANTGQATPAIGLLALLVIWLGTGTKAALIGIIAYAVLPVLSNTIAGLKANDPTLLEAARGIGMSPLGVLGKVELPLAVPLILAGVRTALVLNVGTATLATFGGGGGLGVLITTGITNQRMPVLMLGSILTVTLALLVDWLASLAELLLRPRGLEVET, from the coding sequence GTGACCGTCTCCGAAGTGGAGGACCGGGAGGAGGAGGTCGGGGCTCCCCCGCCGCCCGGCCGGCCGGTGCCGCGCATCACCTGGCAGCAACTGACCCTGCTGCCCGCGCTCCTGGTGGCGGTGCTGCTCGCGACCTGGCTGTGGTTCCAACAGGCCGACCTGGACCCGCTCTCCGAGAACGCCCTGTCCGACGGGCAGGTGTCCAAAGCGCTGTGGCAGCACGTGAAGCTGACCGTGATCTCGACGTTCTTCGTGCTGGTCATCGCGATCCCGCTGGGCATCGTGCTGACCAGGCGGGCCTTCCGCAAGGCGAGTCCGGTGGTGATGGCGGTCGCCAACACGGGCCAGGCCACCCCGGCGATCGGCCTGCTGGCCCTGCTGGTGATCTGGCTGGGCACCGGCACGAAGGCGGCCCTGATCGGCATCATCGCCTACGCCGTCCTGCCGGTCCTGTCGAACACGATCGCGGGCCTGAAGGCGAACGATCCGACCCTGCTGGAGGCGGCACGCGGCATCGGCATGTCGCCGCTGGGCGTACTCGGGAAGGTCGAACTGCCGCTGGCCGTCCCCCTGATCCTCGCGGGCGTCCGCACCGCCCTGGTCCTGAACGTCGGTACGGCGACCCTGGCGACCTTCGGCGGGGGCGGCGGCCTCGGCGTCCTGATCACGACCGGCATCACCAACCAGCGGATGCCGGTGCTGATGCTCGGCTCGATCCTCACGGTGACGCTGGCCCTGCTGGTCGACTGGCTTGCCTCCCTCGCCGAACTGCTGCTCAGACCACGGGGGTTGGAGGTGGAGACGTGA